The following are encoded together in the Peromyscus maniculatus bairdii isolate BWxNUB_F1_BW_parent chromosome 22, HU_Pman_BW_mat_3.1, whole genome shotgun sequence genome:
- the LOC102928173 gene encoding olfactory receptor 10H28, producing the protein MPGQNYSTMSEFILFGFSAFPQQMLPALFLLYLLMYLFTLLGNLLIMAAVWTERKLHTPMYLFLCALSISEILFTVVITPRMLADLLSTHRSITFIACANQLFFSFTFGYTHSFLLMVMGYDRYVAICRPLHYHVLMSLQGCARLVAWSWAGGSLIGVTVTLIIFHLTFCESNVIHHFLCHVFSLLKLACGERTAFATIVVILVCVTPLIGCLVLIVLSYIFIVAAILRIPSTEGRHKTFSTCASHLTVVIVHYGFASIIYLKSRGPHSLYTDTLMSTTYTVFTPFLSPIIFSFRNKELKNAINKSFHRNFCQRSS; encoded by the coding sequence ATGCCTGGCCAGAACTACAGCACCATGTCAGAATTTATCCTCTTTGGCTTCTCAGCCTTCCCGCAGCAGATGTTGCCCGCCCTCTTCCTGCTGTACCTGCTGATGTATCTCTTCACACTCCTGGGGAACCTACTCATCATGGCTGCTGTCTGGACAGAACGCAAactccacacacccatgtacctCTTCCTGTGTGCCCTCTCCATCTCTGAGATTCTCTTTACTGTTGTCATTACCCCCCGAATGCTGGCTGACCTGCTGTCCACTCATCGATCCATCACATTTATAGCTTGTGCtaatcaattatttttttccttcacatttGGCTACACTCATTCCTTCTTGCTCATGGTCATGggctatgaccgctatgtggccatctgccgCCCACTGCATTACCATGTGCTCATGAGCCTCCAAGGCTGTGCTCGTCTTGTGGCCTGGTCTTGGGCTGGTGGTTCACTCATTGGGGTGACAGTGACATTAATAATTTTCCACCTCACCTTCTGTGAATCTAACGTGATCCATCACTTTCTCTgtcatgtgttttctctcttaaAGTTGGCCTGTGGAGAAAGGACAGCCTTTGCCACCATTGTTGTGATCCTGGTGTGTGTCACACCCCTCATAGGATGCCTGGTCCTTATTGTCCTTTCCTATATCTTCATTGTGGCTGCCATCTTGAGAATCCCCTCTACTGAGGGCCGGCACAAGACATTCTCTACATGTGCATCCCATCTAACTGTGGTGATTGTGCACTATGGCTTTGCCTCCATCATCTACCTCAAGTCCAGAGGACCCCATTCACTTTACACTGACACCCTCATGTCTACCACCTATACAGTCTTCACCCCCTTCCTTAGTCCAATTATTTTCAGCTTCAGGAATAAGGAGCTGAAGAATGCTATTAATAAAAGCTTCCACAGGAATTTCTGTCAACGAAGTTCCTAA
- the LOC102922106 gene encoding olfactory receptor 10H1-like, which yields MLGLNYSFVSEFILIGFTTFPHLQLMFFLLFLLMYLFTLLGNLFIMATIWSERSLHTPMYLFLCALSISEIFYTFAIIPRMLADLLSTLHSITFLACASQMFFSFTFGFTHSFLLTVMGYDRYVAICHPLRYNVLMSPRGCACLVAWSWVGGSFMGTVVTTAIFNLIFCGPNEIHHFFCHVPPLLKLACGENVLEVAKGVGMVCITALLGCFLLILLSYAFIVAAILKIPSAEGRHKAFSTCASHLTVVIVHYGFASVIYLKPKGPKSLEGDTLMGITYTVLTPFLSPIIFSLRNKELKVTMKKAFLNKLFLQNS from the coding sequence ATGTTGGGGCTCAATTACTCCTTTGTATCAGAGTTCATCCTCATTGGCTTCACTACCTTCCCTCACCTTCAGCTGATGTTCTTCCTGCTGTTCCTGCTCATGTACCTCTTCACACTGCTGGGCAACCTGTTTATCATGGCCACCATCTGGAGTGAGCGCAgtctccacacacccatgtacctCTTCTTGTGTGCCCTCTCCATCTCCGAGATTTTCTATACCTTTGCTATCATCCCACGCATGTTGGCTGACCTGCTCTCCACACTTCACTCCATCACCTTTCTGGCCTGTGCCAGCCAGATGTTCTTCTCCTTCACATTTGGCTTCACTCACTCTTTCCTACTCACTGTCATGggctatgaccgctatgtggcaaTCTGTCACCCACTGCGCTACAATGTGCTCATGAGCCCCCGGGGCTGTGCCTGCTTGGTTGCCTGGTCCTGGGTTGGTGGTTCATTCATGGGGACAGTGGTGACAACAGCCATTTTCAACCTCATTTTCTGTGGACCCAATGAGATTCACCATTTCTTCTGCCATGTTCCACCTCTGTTGAAGTTGGCATGTGGAGAGAATGTACTGGAGGTGGCAAAGGGTGTAGGGATGGTGTGCATCACAGCCCTCCTGGGATgctttctcctcatcctcctctcatATGCCTTCATTGTGGCAGCCATCTTGAAGATACCATCAGCAGAGGGTCGGCACAAGGCTTTCTCCACTTGTGCGTCCCACCTCACAGTGGTGATTGTACACTATGGCTTTGCCTCTGTCATCTACCTCAAACCCAAGGGTCCCAAGTCTCTAGAAGGAGACACTCTGATGGGTATCACCTACACAGTCCTCACCCCCTTCCTCAGCCCCATCATCTTCAGTCTCAGGAACAAGGAGCTGAAGGTAACCATGAAGAAAGCTTTCCTAAACAAATTATTTCTGCAAAACTCCTGA
- the LOC102922417 gene encoding olfactory receptor 10H1 yields MASMQGANRSGVTEFILIGFSTFPHLQLMFFLLFLLMYLFTLLGNLLIMATIWSEHSLHTPMYLFLCALSISEIFYTFAIIPRMLADLLSTLHSITFLACASQMFFSFTFGFTHSFLLTVMGYDRYVAICHPLRYNVLMSPRGCACLVAWSWVGGSFMGTVVTTAIFNLTFCGPNEIHHFACHVPPLLKLACGENVLVVARGVGMVCITALLGCFLLILLSYAFIVAAILKIPSAEGRHKAFSTCASHLTVVIVHYGFASVIYLKPKGPKSLEGDTLMGITYTVLTPFLSPIIFSLRNKELKNAMKKAFLSKLYPEKI; encoded by the coding sequence ATGGCCTCTATGCAGGGAGCCAATCGCTCAGGAGTGACTGAGTTCATCCTCATTGGCTTCTCTACCTTCCCTCACCTTCAGCTGATGTTCTTCCTGCTGTTCCTGCTCATGTACCTCTTCACACTGCTGGGCAACCTGCTCATCATGGCCACTATCTGGAGTGAACACAgtctccacacacccatgtacctCTTCCTGTGTGCCCTCTCCATCTCCGAGATTTTCTACACCTTTGCTATCATCCCACGCATGTTGGCTGACCTGCTATCCACACTTCACTCCATCACCTTTCTGGCCTGTGCCAGCCAGATGTTCTTCTCCTTCACATTTGGCTTCACTCACTCTTTCCTACTCACTGTCATGggctatgaccgctatgtggcaaTCTGTCACCCACTGCGCTACAATGTGCTCATGAGCCCCCGGGGCTGTGCCTGCTTGGTTGCCTGGTCCTGGGTTGGTGGTTCATTCATGGGGACAGTGGTGACAACAGCCATTTTCAACCTCACTTTCTGTGGACCCAATGAGATTCATCATTTTGCTTGCCATGTTCCACCTCTATTGAAGTTGGCATGTGGAGAGAATGTACTTGTGGTGGCCAGAGGTGTGGGAATGGTGTGCATTACAGCCCTCCTGGGATgctttctcctcatcctcctctcatATGCCTTCATTGTGGCAGCCATCTTGAAGATACCATCAGCAGAGGGTCGGCACAAGGCTTTCTCCACTTGTGCGTCCCACCTCACAGTGGTGATTGTACACTATGGCTTTGCCTCTGTCATCTACCTCAAACCCAAGGGTCCCAAATCTCTAGAAGGAGACACTCTGATGGGTATAACCTACACAGTCCTCACCCCCTTCCTCAGCCCCATCATCTTCAGTCTCAGGAACAAGGAGCTGAAGAATGCCATGAAGAAAGCCTTCCTAAGCAAACTCTATCCAGAGAAAATTTAA